From Buchnera aphidicola (Periphyllus lyropictus), a single genomic window includes:
- the pnp gene encoding polyribonucleotide nucleotidyltransferase, whose protein sequence is MLNPLIFKLKYGKHTVTLETGLIARQATSSIMASIEDTSVLITIVGQKEKQEEKNFLPLTVNYQERTYAAGKIPGGFFRREGRPSENEILIGRLIDRPIRPIFPKNFFNEVQVIATVVSLNPKINPDIVSIIGVSAALYISGIPIKNMIGAARIGYIDNKYILNPNTDQMKFSKLDLIVSGTDKNILMIESESQQLNEKIIFNAILYGFKKQKKLIKNMKNLLFSIRKKKWNHSIVSFCSDLYKKIFITSKNILKKLYSISDKKKRIKKIKLYKESIINNFLYENKDINVFSINNIFSKIEKKIVRKNILKKKKRIDGRGIDVVRNLDMRTGILKRVHGSSLFTRGETQSLVSVTLGTSRDAQNLDELLGDKIDNFLFHYNFPPYSVGEIGIINSPKRREVGHGRLAKKSILAVMPSLDVFPYTVRIVSEITESNGSSSMASVCGASLALMDAGVPIQSPIAGIAMGLIKKKNNFVILTDIIGEEDYFGDMDLKVAGSKHGITSLQMDIKIEGITHEIIKLSLKKAKKAIIHILNKMSKTIHVPNKEISKFAPRVHIIQINPEKIKDVIGKGGSVIRMLTEETGTTIEIEDNGIVKISAIMEDKAKNAILRIKEITAEIEIGKIYIGKVTRIVDFGAFVSIGTGKEGLVHISQISKKRIDKVSDFLKLNQVIKVKVLDIDRQKRLRLSMKEIS, encoded by the coding sequence TTGCTTAATCCGCTTATATTTAAATTAAAATATGGAAAACATACAGTTACTTTAGAAACTGGTTTGATTGCTAGACAAGCAACTTCATCTATAATGGCTAGTATAGAAGATACTTCTGTACTTATAACTATTGTAGGTCAAAAAGAAAAACAAGAAGAAAAAAATTTTTTACCTTTAACAGTAAATTATCAAGAAAGAACTTATGCTGCTGGTAAAATACCAGGAGGATTTTTTAGACGAGAAGGTCGACCTAGTGAAAATGAAATATTAATAGGAAGATTAATAGATAGACCAATTAGACCTATTTTTCCAAAAAATTTTTTTAATGAAGTTCAAGTAATTGCTACAGTAGTTTCTTTAAATCCAAAAATTAATCCAGATATAGTTTCTATTATTGGAGTTTCTGCTGCTTTATATATTTCAGGAATACCTATAAAAAATATGATTGGAGCTGCAAGAATTGGATATATTGATAATAAATATATTTTAAATCCTAATACTGATCAAATGAAATTTAGTAAATTAGATTTAATTGTTTCAGGAACTGATAAAAATATTTTAATGATAGAATCAGAATCTCAACAATTAAATGAAAAAATAATTTTTAATGCTATTTTATATGGATTTAAAAAACAAAAAAAATTAATTAAAAATATGAAAAATTTATTATTTTCTATTAGAAAAAAAAAATGGAATCACTCTATTGTTTCTTTTTGTTCTGATTTATATAAAAAAATCTTTATTACTTCTAAAAATATTTTAAAAAAATTATATTCTATTTCTGATAAAAAAAAACGTATAAAAAAAATAAAATTATATAAAGAATCTATTATTAATAATTTTTTATATGAAAATAAAGATATAAATGTTTTTTCGATAAATAATATTTTTTCTAAAATTGAAAAAAAAATTGTTAGAAAAAATATTTTAAAGAAAAAAAAACGAATTGATGGTAGAGGTATAGATGTAGTTAGAAATTTAGATATGAGAACTGGTATTTTGAAAAGAGTTCATGGTTCATCTTTATTTACAAGAGGAGAAACTCAATCCTTAGTTTCAGTAACATTAGGAACATCTAGAGATGCTCAAAATTTAGATGAATTATTAGGTGATAAAATAGACAATTTTTTATTTCATTATAATTTTCCTCCTTATTCTGTAGGAGAGATAGGAATTATTAATTCTCCTAAAAGAAGAGAAGTAGGTCATGGAAGATTAGCAAAAAAAAGTATTTTAGCTGTTATGCCTTCTTTGGACGTTTTTCCTTATACTGTTCGTATTGTTTCTGAAATTACAGAATCAAATGGATCTTCTTCTATGGCATCAGTATGTGGAGCATCTTTAGCTTTAATGGATGCAGGAGTTCCAATTCAATCTCCTATTGCAGGTATAGCTATGGGATTAATTAAAAAAAAAAATAATTTTGTTATTCTTACAGATATTATTGGAGAAGAAGATTATTTTGGAGATATGGATTTAAAAGTCGCGGGAAGTAAACATGGAATTACTTCTTTACAAATGGATATAAAAATTGAAGGAATAACTCATGAAATTATTAAACTTTCTTTAAAAAAAGCTAAAAAAGCTATTATTCATATATTAAATAAAATGTCTAAAACAATTCATGTTCCAAACAAAGAGATTTCTAAATTTGCCCCTCGAGTACATATTATTCAAATTAATCCAGAAAAAATAAAAGATGTAATAGGAAAAGGTGGATCTGTTATTAGAATGTTAACAGAAGAAACTGGAACAACTATAGAAATCGAGGATAATGGAATTGTTAAAATTTCAGCAATTATGGAAGATAAAGCTAAAAATGCTATTCTTAGAATTAAAGAAATTACAGCTGAAATTGAAATTGGAAAAATTTATATTGGAAAAGTTACAAGAATAGTGGATTTTGGAGCTTTTGTTTCAATAGGTACAGGAAAAGAAGGTTTAGTTCATATTTCTCAAATTTCTAAAAAACGTATTGATAAAGTATCTGATTTTCTTAAATTAAATCAGGTAATAAAAGTGAAAGTTTTAGATATAGATAGACAAAAAAGATTAAGATTAAGTATGAAAGAAATTTCTTAA
- the rpsO gene encoding 30S ribosomal protein S15: MNLNSINTKDIILNHGKNGLDSGNSLVQIALLTKKINYLQNHFFKNKKDYSSRRGLLKMVSKRRKLLDFLKRKSIKKYNFIIENLKIRR, encoded by the coding sequence ATGAATTTAAATAGTATTAACACTAAAGATATAATTTTAAATCATGGAAAAAATGGTCTTGATAGTGGGAATTCTTTAGTTCAAATAGCTTTATTAACTAAAAAAATAAATTATTTACAAAATCATTTTTTTAAAAATAAAAAAGATTATTCTAGTCGTAGAGGATTATTAAAAATGGTTTCTAAACGTAGAAAATTATTAGATTTTTTAAAGAGAAAATCAATTAAAAAATATAATTTTATTATTGAAAATTTAAAAATTCGTAGATAA
- the infB gene encoding translation initiation factor IF-2, whose product MIKNDFKKNNKNTHIKNKNSKELLNKKNKIFNKSFNLNENIKKNKKNINNSSVLKKNFPNNSRKFNFGNKNKKIIQDNFKNIKKKKKIFNKIYTKNNVSSIKKKNNIFRNNLNRNNKNFLNFKFKKKSNSDTSYLKKNKNKNFNKRINFIQQVFKKPKNSFKKKIEIFDKITVFELSKKMGIKKSILIKKIIEFGIVLSKKNVLEIDLAQLIAEEMGFIVKLIYKNKLKKSILNNPKRKYKKNFIRPPIVTIMGHVDHGKTSLLDCIRKTSVVNKEKGGITQSIGAYHVSFNGKKITFLDTPGHSAFSSMRKRGAEITDIVVLIIAADDGVMPQTIEAIKHAQNSKVPIIVAINKIDKTNINIEKIKNVLMKYNILSEKLGGENIFVNISVKLNKGIDNLLKNILLQSEVLELSVSLKTPAKGIIIESFLDKGKGPVSNIILKKGELKIGDVILCGTEYGKIKSIKNEYNKNLLKVGPSIPVEILGFSGLPISGDILTVIDSEKRARSISIYRKEKQKNKVFSKQKKVSLDNLFENINKKNISELNIILKTNSKGSLEAIFSSIRKLSNKEVKVNIIRANVGRINETDAYLANTSNAIIIGFNVRADLSAKKIIKKENLDLRYYSVIYNLINEIKSSICGLSSPKLKQKIIGLVEVRSIFKSPKFGLIAGCMVTEGIIKRNYPIRILRDHIVIYEGELESIRRFKEDVKEVRKGIECGIGIKNYNDIHVNDIIEVFKVIKI is encoded by the coding sequence ATGATAAAAAATGATTTTAAAAAAAATAATAAAAATACTCATATTAAAAATAAAAATTCAAAAGAATTGTTAAATAAAAAAAATAAAATTTTTAATAAATCTTTTAATTTAAATGAAAATATAAAAAAAAATAAAAAAAATATTAATAATTCTTCTGTTTTAAAAAAAAATTTTCCAAATAATTCAAGAAAATTTAATTTTGGTAATAAAAATAAAAAAATTATTCAGGATAATTTTAAAAATATAAAAAAAAAGAAAAAAATTTTTAATAAAATTTATACAAAAAATAATGTTTCATCTATTAAAAAAAAAAATAATATTTTTAGAAATAATTTAAATAGAAATAATAAAAATTTTCTTAATTTTAAGTTTAAAAAAAAATCTAATTCAGATACTTCTTATTTAAAAAAAAACAAAAATAAAAATTTTAATAAAAGAATTAATTTTATACAGCAAGTTTTTAAAAAACCAAAAAATTCTTTTAAAAAAAAAATTGAGATATTTGATAAAATTACAGTATTTGAATTATCTAAAAAAATGGGAATTAAAAAATCTATATTAATAAAAAAAATTATTGAGTTTGGAATTGTTCTTTCTAAAAAAAATGTTTTAGAAATAGATTTAGCTCAATTAATTGCTGAAGAAATGGGTTTTATTGTAAAATTAATTTATAAAAATAAGTTAAAAAAATCAATTTTAAATAATCCCAAACGTAAATATAAAAAAAATTTTATAAGACCTCCTATTGTAACTATAATGGGTCATGTGGATCATGGAAAAACTTCTTTATTAGATTGTATTCGAAAAACTTCTGTTGTAAATAAAGAAAAAGGAGGGATTACTCAGAGTATAGGAGCATATCATGTTTCTTTTAATGGAAAAAAAATTACTTTTCTTGATACTCCAGGACATTCCGCTTTTAGTTCTATGAGAAAAAGAGGAGCGGAAATTACTGATATAGTAGTTTTAATTATTGCTGCAGATGATGGAGTTATGCCTCAAACAATAGAAGCAATTAAACATGCACAAAATTCTAAAGTTCCAATTATTGTTGCAATTAATAAAATTGATAAAACTAATATAAATATAGAAAAAATAAAAAATGTGTTAATGAAATATAATATTCTTTCTGAAAAATTAGGAGGGGAAAACATATTTGTAAATATTTCAGTAAAATTAAATAAAGGAATTGATAATTTATTAAAAAATATATTATTACAATCTGAAGTTTTAGAATTATCTGTTTCTTTAAAAACTCCTGCTAAAGGGATTATTATAGAATCTTTTTTAGATAAAGGAAAAGGTCCTGTATCAAATATTATTTTAAAAAAAGGAGAACTAAAAATAGGAGATGTAATTTTATGTGGTACTGAATATGGAAAAATAAAATCTATTAAAAATGAATATAATAAAAATCTTTTAAAAGTAGGACCATCAATACCTGTTGAAATTTTAGGATTTTCAGGTTTACCTATTTCTGGAGATATTTTAACTGTAATAGATAGTGAAAAAAGAGCTCGATCAATTTCAATTTATAGAAAAGAAAAACAAAAAAATAAAGTTTTTTCTAAACAAAAAAAAGTTAGTTTAGATAATTTGTTTGAAAATATTAATAAAAAAAATATTTCTGAATTAAATATTATTTTAAAAACAAATTCTAAAGGTTCTTTAGAAGCAATTTTTTCTTCTATTAGAAAGTTATCTAATAAAGAAGTAAAGGTAAATATAATTAGAGCAAATGTTGGAAGAATAAATGAAACAGATGCGTATTTAGCAAATACTTCAAATGCAATTATTATTGGATTTAATGTTCGAGCTGATCTTTCAGCTAAAAAAATAATTAAAAAAGAAAATTTAGATTTAAGATATTATTCTGTTATATATAATTTAATTAATGAAATTAAATCTTCTATTTGTGGTCTTTCATCTCCAAAATTAAAACAAAAAATAATTGGTTTAGTAGAAGTAAGAAGTATATTTAAATCTCCTAAATTTGGATTAATTGCAGGATGTATGGTTACTGAAGGAATTATAAAACGTAATTATCCTATTCGAATTTTAAGAGATCATATTGTAATTTATGAAGGTGAATTAGAATCTATTAGACGTTTTAAAGAAGATGTAAAAGAAGTAAGAAAAGGTATAGAATGTGGAATTGGAATAAAGAATTATAATGATATTCATGTCAATGATATAATAGAAGTTTTTAAAGTAATAAAAATTTAA
- the rbfA gene encoding 30S ribosome-binding factor RbfA: protein MYKNFYKSDRISKEIKKKISYIIQQNINDPRINKFSTVLDVVISKDCSYAKIFISFYNENENLIKNSLKILNNASSYIRFLLGKKLNLRIIPKLIFLRDCSFLEGEKISNLLKKNKIIS from the coding sequence GTGTATAAAAATTTTTATAAATCAGATAGAATTTCGAAAGAAATAAAAAAAAAAATTTCGTATATTATTCAACAAAATATTAATGATCCAAGGATAAATAAGTTTTCTACAGTTTTAGATGTTGTGATCTCTAAAGATTGTTCTTATGCTAAAATTTTTATTAGTTTTTATAATGAAAACGAAAATTTAATTAAAAATTCTTTAAAAATTTTAAATAATGCATCTAGTTACATTCGATTTTTATTAGGTAAAAAACTTAATTTAAGAATAATTCCGAAATTAATTTTTTTAAGAGATTGTTCTTTTTTAGAAGGTGAAAAAATATCAAATTTATTAAAAAAAAATAAAATAATTTCATAG
- the truB gene encoding tRNA pseudouridine(55) synthase TruB, with translation MFSNKIRNIHGIFLLDKPTGISSNKALQIIKKILLSVKAGHTGSLDPLATGLLPICIGEATKFSRYLLQSSKKYRVIAKLGIQTSTLDSCGKIIKISKVCFNELEYELALKSFLGKIVQKPPFYSAIKYKGVPLYKYARKGIFIPVKSRFVKIYSLKSLYKKDNIIELDITCSSGTYIRSIISDLGKLLKCGAHVIFLRRSKVSFYSISSSITIDQLKFLKKKYFKKSIDCFLKKFSKFLIPIHSLVSYFPKFYVSKEEFNFIKNGQSVKIFTKLSPGIIRIINNKEIFLGLGLLNKKNVLSPYRLLNYTL, from the coding sequence ATGTTTTCTAACAAAATAAGAAATATTCATGGGATTTTTTTGTTAGATAAACCTACTGGAATTTCTTCAAACAAAGCATTGCAAATAATAAAAAAAATTTTATTATCAGTAAAAGCTGGTCATACTGGATCTTTAGATCCATTAGCTACTGGACTTCTTCCTATTTGTATTGGAGAAGCTACAAAATTTTCAAGATATTTACTTCAATCGTCTAAGAAATATAGAGTTATTGCTAAATTAGGAATACAAACTTCTACTTTAGATTCTTGTGGAAAAATTATAAAAATTTCAAAAGTTTGTTTTAACGAATTAGAATATGAATTAGCTTTAAAGAGTTTTTTAGGAAAAATTGTTCAAAAACCACCTTTTTATTCTGCTATTAAATATAAAGGAGTTCCGTTATATAAATATGCTAGAAAAGGAATTTTTATACCTGTAAAAAGTAGATTTGTTAAAATATATTCATTAAAAAGTTTATATAAAAAAGATAATATTATTGAATTAGACATTACTTGTTCTTCTGGAACATATATTCGTTCTATTATTAGTGATTTAGGAAAATTATTAAAATGCGGAGCTCATGTAATTTTTTTAAGACGCTCTAAAGTTTCTTTTTATTCTATTTCTTCATCTATAACAATAGATCAGTTAAAATTTTTAAAAAAAAAATATTTTAAAAAATCTATAGATTGTTTTTTAAAAAAATTTTCTAAATTTCTTATTCCCATTCATTCCTTAGTTTCTTATTTTCCAAAATTTTATGTGTCGAAAGAAGAGTTTAATTTTATAAAAAATGGACAATCTGTAAAGATATTTACTAAATTAAGTCCTGGAATAATTAGAATAATTAATAATAAAGAGATTTTTTTAGGTTTAGGATTATTAAATAAAAAAAATGTTTTATCTCCTTATAGATTATTAAATTATACTTTATAA